Proteins from a genomic interval of Thermodesulfobacteriota bacterium:
- the argJ gene encoding bifunctional glutamate N-acetyltransferase/amino-acid acetyltransferase ArgJ, producing the protein MIMIPGFLGNAVSSGVKKKGKKDLSLIYSETPAKAAAVFTTNIVKAPPVLLGMERIKSGVCQAVLINSGVANAFTGKPGLKDSIATSKDAAKELGIDESLLIPSSTGVIGGRLPKDKMKKALPSLIKGLRPDGFLDVAEGIMTTDAFPKYASKKVTIGKKRGTIAVIGKGAGMIAPNMATMLAYILTDFNVGKRALNKALKNCVNNSFNKIIVDGDTSTNDTVLMLANGALGNIAIKESGAEYQKLEAAVTEVASEVAEMIVKDGEGATKVVKIIVKGARTQSDAEKIARVMGTSSLVKTAFFGEDPNWGRIVAAAGRAGVNFDPDKIDLYFDKEKILSNSKEVINEKKAQRVLKKPKFEITLNIKSGKASSFVIASDLTYEYIKINAHYRT; encoded by the coding sequence TTTATTCTGAAACTCCTGCAAAAGCAGCCGCTGTATTCACTACAAATATAGTCAAAGCGCCTCCTGTTCTGCTCGGCATGGAAAGAATTAAGAGCGGCGTTTGCCAAGCTGTACTTATAAATAGCGGCGTGGCCAATGCATTTACTGGAAAGCCTGGGCTTAAAGATTCAATTGCGACCTCTAAAGACGCAGCTAAAGAGCTTGGTATTGATGAGAGTCTTTTAATCCCTTCATCTACCGGAGTTATTGGCGGACGGCTTCCAAAAGATAAAATGAAAAAAGCACTTCCCTCGCTAATTAAAGGATTGAGGCCCGATGGATTTTTAGATGTGGCAGAGGGGATTATGACAACAGATGCGTTTCCCAAATATGCATCCAAAAAAGTAACTATTGGAAAAAAGAGGGGTACAATCGCAGTAATTGGAAAAGGCGCTGGGATGATTGCACCCAACATGGCAACTATGCTTGCCTACATACTTACTGATTTTAATGTTGGTAAAAGGGCTTTAAATAAAGCACTCAAAAATTGTGTTAACAACTCTTTTAACAAGATAATTGTGGACGGTGATACTTCGACAAATGATACAGTGCTGATGCTCGCAAACGGTGCTCTTGGCAATATAGCGATCAAAGAAAGCGGAGCAGAGTACCAAAAACTTGAAGCTGCCGTCACTGAAGTAGCAAGCGAAGTTGCCGAGATGATTGTTAAAGACGGAGAGGGAGCGACAAAGGTAGTTAAGATAATAGTTAAGGGCGCTCGGACTCAGAGCGACGCAGAAAAAATAGCACGGGTTATGGGAACTTCCTCACTTGTTAAAACCGCATTTTTTGGTGAAGACCCAAACTGGGGCAGGATTGTTGCTGCAGCCGGAAGGGCCGGAGTTAATTTTGATCCTGATAAAATAGATCTATATTTTGATAAAGAGAAGATTTTAAGCAATTCTAAAGAAGTGATCAATGAAAAAAAAGCTCAGAGGGTACTCAAAAAACCTAAGTTTGAAATTACGCTCAATATAAAGAGCGGTAAGGCAAGCTCATTTGTGATCGCGAGCGATTTAACATATGAGTACATAAAAATTAACGCTCACTATAGAACATAA